A single genomic interval of Corvus cornix cornix isolate S_Up_H32 chromosome 1, ASM73873v5, whole genome shotgun sequence harbors:
- the VPS26C gene encoding vacuolar protein sorting-associated protein 26C, translated as MGTALDVRVKRAGKVYRDGEILSGVVVITSKDTVQHQGISLTMEGSVNLQLSAKNVGVFEAFCNTAKPIQIINSTIEMVKPGKLPSGKTEIPFEFPLQMKGNKVLYETYHGVFVNIQYTLRCDMRRSLLAKDLTKTCEFIVHSLSQKGKLLPSPVDFTITPETLQNVKERASLPKFLIRGHLNSTNCVITQPLTGELVVESAEAAVKSIELQLVRVETCGCAEGYARDATEIQNIQIADGDVCRGLPIPIHMVFPRLFTCPTLETTNFKVEFEVNIVVLLHDDHLITENFPLKLCRM; from the exons ATGGGCACGGCGCTGGACGTGCGGGTGAAGCGGGCCGGGAAGGTCTATCGCGATGGG GAAATTCTTTCTGGAGTGGTGGTCATAACCAGTAAGGACACGGTGCAGCACCAAGGGATCTCCTTAACCATGGAGGGCTCAGTGAATCTGCAGCTCAGTGCCAAAAATGTGGGCGTGTTTGAGGCCTTCTGCAACACCGCCAAG CCTATTCAGATTATCAACAGCACCATTGAAATGGTGAAACCAGGGAAGCTCCCCAGTGGCAAGACAGAAATTCCCTTTGAATTCCCACTGCAAATGAAGGGCAACAAAGTTCTGTACGAGACATATCACGGAGTCTTTGTCAATATCCAG TACACCCTGCGCTGTGACATGAGACGCTCCCTGCTGGCAAAGGACCTCACCAAGACTTGTGAATTCATTGTCCACTCCCTG TCACAGAAAGGGAAGCTGCTGCCGAGCCCCGTGGACTTCACCATTACTCCTGAAACTCTGCAAAATGTTAAGGAG AGAGCCTCCCTTCCCAAATTCCTGATCAGAGGGCACCTGAATTCCACCAACTGTGTGATCACGCAGCCCCTGACGGGGGAGCTGGTGGTGGAGAGCGCCGAGGCGGCCGTCAAGAGCATCGAGCTGCAGCTCGTGCGTGTGGAGACCTGTG ggTGTGCTGAAGGCTACGCCAGGGACGCCACGGAGATCCAGAACATCCAGATCGCCGACGGGGACGTGTGCAGGGgcctccccatccccatccacATGGTGTTCCCCAGGCTCTTCACCTGCCCCACCCTGGAAACAACAAACTTCAAAGTGG aGTTTGAAGTGAACATCGTGGTCCTTCTGCACGACGACCATCTCATCACAGAGAACTTCCCACTGAAGCTCTGCAGGATGTGA